In Cydia pomonella isolate Wapato2018A chromosome 1, ilCydPomo1, whole genome shotgun sequence, one genomic interval encodes:
- the LOC133526104 gene encoding uncharacterized protein LOC133526104 isoform X2: MYSPETCTLTKQERVPWWYVNLLEPYMVQLVRLDFGKPCCGANKPAVIVVRVGNNRPDLGTNPICNRFTGFLEEGQPLFLPCNPPMPGAFVSVHLEASTPSQLSICEAFVYTDQALPIERCPQFRDQPPGSTATYNGKCYIFYDHQPTNFRDAIAFCRARGGSLVDESNPALQGFISWELWRRHRSDSSSQYWMGAVRDPQDPNNWKWVNGNDVSVSFWNSMPAGGEGCARFDGSKGWLWADTDCHAKLNFICQHQPKACGRPEQPPNSTMSTESFEVGAAVQYSCDPGHLLVGPTVRTCLDTGFYTEFPPVCKRIECGYPAEIAHGTYTLLNDSVSYLSHVQYECTEGHEMVGRSRLVCDIDERWNGPPPRCDVVHCEPPAQVPNGRVTLSHNASVFGAVAEYACVRGHRLVGARRASCLASGVWDQQPPKCQPEERSTTTTTTLPPPTTAAPTTRVTSRAPPTRPRSTPRPAPTPFVTPETRRPRPKTTERPTTRYETRVTDAQESPTSHVPHIIVASHPRENQILGSGNNIRAEQTPRVNVPQSVDGERRETVGARLNLGAVVALGAFGAIVFLVAIITTIVILVRRKHHDGKRYRHHVSPDCNTVASLDSSSSESRSGLNRYYRQAWEELHEATGAKGRRHDREAPKDGSELVVSDVYPAPRDKRRHHHHHHHRQPRHPDWHSPHRPQHNHKPRY; the protein is encoded by the exons GAGCCAACAAGCCCGCAGTAATCGTGGTCCGCGTCGGCAACAACCGACCTGACCTCGGCACCAACCCCATCTGCAACCGCTTCACCGGTTTCCTCGAGGAGGGGCAACCCCTCTTCCTACCCTGCAACCCCCCCATGCCGGGAGCGTTCGTCAGCGTGCATCTGGAGGCGTCTACGCCTAGCCAGCTGTCTATTTGTGAAGCTTTTGTGTATACGGACCAGGCGTTGCCTATAGAAAG ATGCCCACAGTTTAGAGACCAGCCGCCCGGCAGCACGGCCACCTACAACGGGAAATGCTACATCTTCTATGACCACCAGCCCACAAACTTCCGCGACGCCATCGCGTTCTGCCGCGCCAGAGGAGGGTCGCTGGTCGACGAGAGCAACCCAGCGTTGCAAGGGTTCAtcagttgggagctttggaggAGGCATAG GAGCGACAGCAGCAGCCAATACTGGATGGGTGCCGTCCGAGACCCGCAGGACCCGAACAACTGGAAATGGGTGAACGGGAACGATGTGTCCGTCTCTTTCTGGAACAGCATGCCGGCGGGGGGCGAGGGGTGCGCGCGGTTCGACGGGAGCAAGGGCTGGCTGTGGGCCGACACCGACTGCCACGCCAAGTTGAACTTTATCTGCCAGCACC AGCCGAAGGCCTGCGGACGTCCAGAGCAGCCCCCCAACTCGACCATGAGCACCGAGTCCTTCGAGGTGGGCGCTGCGGTGCAGTACTCCTGCGACCCGGGGCACCTGCTGGTCGGGCCCACGGTCCGGACATGTCTGGACACCGGGTTCTATACAGAGTTCCCGCCCGTATGCAAAC GAATCGAATGCGGCTACCCAGCTGAGATCGCGCACGGCACGTACACGCTTTTGAACGACTCCGTGTCGTACCTGTCCCACGTGCAGTACGAGTGCACCGAGGGCCACGAGATGGTGGGCAGGTCACGACTCGTCTGCGATATCGACGAGAGATGGAATGGGCCCCCGCCGCGGTGCGACG TTGTCCACTGCGAGCCCCCGGCGCAGGTCCCCAACGGGCGCGTGACGCTGTCCCACAACGCGTCCGTGTTCGGCGCCGTCGCGGAGTACGCGTGTGTCCGCGGGCACCGCCTCGTCGGCGCCCGGCGCGCGAGCTGTCTAGCGAGCGGCGTTTGGGACCAGCAGCCGCCTAAATGTCaac CCGAGGAGCGCTCAACAACGACCACCACAACGCTCCCTCCCCCCACCACCGCCGCCCCCACCACCCGCGTCACGTCGCGCGCGCCGCCGACGCGGCCGCGCTCCacgccgcgccccgcgccgacTCCGTTCGTCACGCCGGAGACACGCCGTCCCCGCCCAAAGACCACGGAACGGCCGACCACGAGATATGAAACGAGGGTCACGGACGCGCAGGAGTCGCCAACCAGCCATGTGCCACATATTATTGTGGCCAGTCATCCTAGGGAGAACCAA ATTCTCGGCAGCGGTAACAACATCCGCGCCGAGCAAACCCCTCGTGTCAACGTGCCCCAATCAGTGGACGGCGAACGGCGGGAGACTGTCGGCGCGCGCCTCAACCTCGGCGCCGTGGTCGCGCTCGGCGCGTTCGGCGCGATCGTCTTCCTCGTAGCGATCATCACTACCATCGTCATATTGGTGCGGAG AAAGCACCACGACGGCAAACGCTACCGCCACCACGTGTCCCCCGACTGCAACACAGTCGCCTCCCTCGACTCCTCGTCCTCGGAGTCTCGTTCGGGCCTGAACAGGTACTACAGGCAAGCTTGGGAGGAGCTCCACGAAGCAACCGGCGCTAAAGGTAGAAGACACGACAGGGAAGCGCCGAAAGACGGGTCGGAACTTGTCGTGTCAGACGTCTACCCAGCCCCGAGGGACAAGAGGAGACATCATCATCACCACCATCACCGCCAGCCGAGGCATCCGGATTGGCATTCGCCGCATCGTCCACAGCACAATCATAAGCCTAGGTATTAA